The sequence AATAATTATGGTtgtagtataaatttttttttagaagagttgtagtttaataatattatcaagtacATGTACTTACAacctttttatttcaaaaaaaaaaaaaaaaagtaaatgtacTTACTAAATGCAATAATGAAAAGacaagagaaataaaaattaatgtgcaAATGTAAAAGCTAGGCACGTGGGTGGTTGGAAAtaaggttgaaaattttgaaaactgtTGACTCATTCAATGACTTCAGTATTCATGTGAGGAGTGGGACTCTAATGTACAAAGAACATACGGTAATTGGCGTTCAAAACTAGAAATAACAAAGAGCAGAGAAGCGGAAAAGTCGAAGAAAAACAGAGAACGGAGAAGAAACGGCAAGGAAGAAGAAGCTGAAGCAGGTGGGGAGACTGCGGTTGACCAAATGGAAGTGGCCGGAGACATGGAAGTGACCGGCGATGTGGTGGTGAGTGGTTGTAACGACAAAAactgatgatttttttttttttttttgtagattttagttcaaaatttgtttggcaTAAAAATTTTGAGGATGTTCCTGATATTActtgagggtgttcctatttttttttaaaggtaaacaaataaaaaaaatttaattattatatataatttttttttttttttgaagtcagggtgttcctgggaacaccctgacctcTGATTAGCGTCGCCACTGGCAGCAGTCACTAGCTCGCCTTTTGGAAGTGGTAGTACATGCATCCCAATATCCATTCTCTCACGTAAAAGCAAGGTCGAACTCAGGTGGGGCCCAAGGGCCTGGCCCTGggtccatattttttttagtcattctatattttatttttgtaattgaggCCATTTTCCGCAATCAGTTTAGCTAGCATAATTCAAATAGTAAttatccaacccaaaaacttaataaaaaaataaaaatattcacaataataattgtattttagcaaaaaaaaaaaactattttaccaataaagaacaaaaaaatcatatgttattggagaagctaaaactaaattttttgcaactataATAAACTGGTATAAATACTAACTGATTGTAGCAACTTGTTaagaataaaatacaatattttattaaaattatatttcttctttcaattaaaaaactcaaattccctctcttccttatgatttaaatgaattgtttatattattttaaatgaactgataaaaaattaaaacatttgatattgggtgtaatgtaaagtgaggtggtaaaacaaataaaatagttgtttgagctactaaaaactaaaatttttagcatcaccattgtgaatgctctaacttcaaaaaaaaattaaaaaaaaaaaaaaatcctagccaacatagtatttaaaaaaacattattttgtttttgtttttacttttattggTAGATAATTGTatattaatgtatttagaaataacaattttttgtatttacaattttttaatactatttgaatgtctattttaacttttttttttactttatactCTGCCCCAATAACTTAAAATTCTACTCCCTCTCTCCCACTTtttttgtcctgtttgaaaaatcaaactttttaagagaacatcatttattgtcttgtctaccttttaaaaatgtataagtttccaaaaccacccttaaaaaaaaattatcaaaaaattgaattagtaaattaatagggatataataggaacattagtaaattaatgacttttatttttagaaacatggcaatattttgagacatctcaaaataaaatagaagataAAAAAAGTGAGACAAAGAGAGTGGATCTGTTCTTATATGGAAGTGGACTTCGCTCTTGTGCGTATCATTCCCATGTGAAAGGTGAATACACCTCTTTTTGACAGTGGGAACTAAATATGGCATTCCAattcttttatcttttgattACTTTTACACGTATTTCACTTTGTACTAAGTTGTACATCTTTAACTACTTGTCCACCAGTAATTTTAGAGAGGACAAATTAGATTTAAATTGTGTCATATTtattattgtattaaaaaaaaaaagtgatttctAATTTGTTTaactggtaaaattttttttataaaaaaaaaaagaatttgaatttaaatctCAActatacaaccaaaaaaaaaaaatggtatcaCTTTCAGATGGTAGAACAAATCATCATCCTAGTGAAAAGGAagccaaatatttcaaattctttgtatcttaaaaaaatagaaaatgaataaattttattGCCAACAGTTATGTTATCTATTGAAATTTAAGAAGTGAATGCataagattctcaaaaaaaaaaagaaaaaaaaagaaagagaagtgaatgtataattttttttttgttggaataatatgcataaataagttgttattgattttaatttaaacccattactaaaattatttttttgcccactaataacaattagtaacagtttgtcatttaaaatttgttgtgaaaatgttgtagatatagaatttctcataaaaaatgagAAGTGCTCCAATTTgtttttacctttaaaaaaaaaaatttattccaatttatttttccatcAACTCCATTCCGAGctttaaatagattttttttcccataaagtTTGGTTTCACATTAAGAGCATTCGCATCCGAAATCTTCaaactattctattttaccatctcaaaagctactttattatttatatcataccattttacaacactCCCAACatcctaacttttatttttctattcaactcattaaaataatataactacccaataaaataatactaatcCAATCTCTCTCCCACCCTTCTTCTCCATCAATGTTTATCTCTTTCTcactgtctctctctttctgtcaCCCATCACCACCACCTCTGCCACAAGAAtccccccaccaccaccatgaaaTAACCCATCAGATACAAACCAACTATCAGATACAAACCCACCGACCCAGACCACCCCATTAGATACAAACTCCCATCGATACAAACCCATCAGATACAAACccaccaatatatatattcatgtttTTGAGCAGATTATATATAACTACTagacttaccaaaaaaaaaattcacagatATAAACCCATCAGATACAAACTCACCAATACAAACCCATCGGATACAAACCCATTAGATTAACCCACCATCACAGACCACCCCAAACCCATTGACCCAGACCCACGCCGCCACCATTGAGACCCCCCACGTCGCCCCCATCGATCACCGACCCAGATCCATCTCAACATCAATCACCAACCCAGCGACCCAGCTTCAATGGCATGCTTTGAACGAGAGAGAATCGGAGAGGGAGTGAGAAttgagatgaaaaaaataaataaataaaaccctaagtggctgagagagagagagagagagagagagagagagagagagagagagagagaaataatataaattttatgcaaGATGCTATAGTACCTTCATAAAAGTAAGATGGTAATGCAGCAgcattggaaatttttttacaattcgaATAGTGGAGGTTTTTGAGAGACTAATGCTAAATAGAGGCAACGTATGACATTTAGCATTCTCATTACAAATGCTCTAATGCGTATAGCGAAATCCtgattttttcccccttttttagttatttttatttttaatttattgtgaagtgaatatctattctttaaagttaaaagttgaaACTCAAATGGACttcaataattcaatttttggaTCAGCGCTTGTACATGACTATCCACCTCAGATCTCACAatctttttacttaaaaaataagagagatagtatgttcataatatttttacaatatttcataagtggttagttgttattagtttaaatttgaatctaatattaagataatttttttgccctaataataacaataagtaATAATATGCcaattaagatttgttgtaaaaatgttgtgaaaatattatggacatattatttctcaaaaaataaaaataaaaaactcaaatggacttataattcaatttttggATCAATGCTTGCATACGACTATCTACCTCAAATTTCACAAAGTTACAATCTCTTtaccttaaaataaataaattgtttaccaaacaaaagaaaaaaaaaaaaagtaaattgttAGTGTATGTCATAAggtattggtttttttttttttttcaatttttttaggggatttttcaatttattttaagaaagaaaaaaagagcaactaagttttttatagtttttttttacaaaataatttttacaaaattattatcaaaactttcttaaaataacttATTAACCAATAAACTAAGAGGGCCCATTAAGcggattattaaaaaaaagtttggttacaaatttgactatagtaaaaaattacaattttattcaatatctttttattaaatataaatttaaacgAAATTCATCATTCGATAAAATCTTATTCTTATTATTcatgtttgtaaaatttttaaaatataaaaaattaatagttatattatcaatgaaaagtttaaatttaaaatttttgtaacttcaaattaatagtaaataacttcaaatttttctaatgatataaaatttgaagtgggtgtaaagaacaaaaataacaaaatttaaaatacaaaataatgttaattttttttttaaatgaaagtgGTAGCCAGCTATCACCAagtttttaaatgaaatttatccaaaaagtAATGGCTATAGGTAGAATTTGGTCACACGTCAACTCCTCTCTGCTTCTTCAATTTAAAAATGATCAAGGAATTGACGATTTTATGGTTCAAGGTACAATTATAAGAAGAAGACAAAATGCATACTGTGCAGATCAATCAATAAATCCATTCTTGTCGGGCATCTTTCAGAAGTACTGTTCTAGCaccatcaattttggattgAGAGGTGTGCAATGTCATAAATAGCCTTCTCATTTACGTCAAACTTCGGCATGTTTCGGAAACATGCATCTCCCTCACAAAGGTGGACTCCACACATGTGCAATGTCACAAATCCCAGCCAATTCTGAGCTGCTATGTCAGATTTTTACCATTAAACAATAAACTTTAACACACACGATTACCCCCAAATCTTCATAAATCCCGTccgaatctctctctctttctttcagtatatttttttgtccttttggcCATTGGGTTTACTAGATTTTGGGTGTGGCTGAAGTGGGTATTTGGCACTTGATGTGGTGATCGATGGGAATTTTGTGTTAGAGGTTTGGCCCTTGGCCGATGTGGTTGAATCAAGGCCATCGggtgttttttgggtttctttgtgAAGAACATGAggattttcctttttgttttcttggcttCCAAACACTAAATAGAGATGAAACTTTGTTTAgctttaacttttaaaaatctAGGCTACCAAACACAAGTGGAGAAGATTTATGCggctttttccttttaattttcttctctaCCAATCAGGCAAACACAgtcattaataatttttattttaagaaaaaaaaatcaaagaacattGCAACAAAATAGagatgaaggaagaaaaagatgTGTGAACACAcaggaagaaaagagagagaaattgagagaaaagatAAGAAACTTTCTCTAATTCTTATATTGAATGAATCTGTACACTTATTAGGCTTATATACATCTCTGAACCTAAATACCCAAAACAGAGTGTAACGGAATAACAGAAGCTAAGGGAGGAGTTAGTTACAGCACGTGTAGAAATTAGTTACAACACACGTGTGATATAATCTGAGTTAAATAAACAACTAAGACTACATGTCGTTTAGCTGCTCTTCTAAGTAGACTTGTAGCTTAGCTTGTTTGTGGTGTCGTtttactcttcttttctttcttcttattctcTGATCCTTTCTTCTTAATTGTCTGATACATCATTGTAGTGTGGACTGTGGAAGCCGAAATCTTTTTAGTTGTTTacccataaaaataataaacgaTGACACACACTATCACTCCCTCTCAAATAccaaatttaataaagaaaaattaaacccaaaatctgcagaaaatcaaaacccaatctTACCGTTCAGAAGAACAGTTACAGCAAGAGCTTTTGGAAATGAGTCCGACGAGATAGTCTGAGAAGTTGTTGGAGATTTGTAAACAACAGGATTTTTTTCTGAGTTATTGCATATTTAGCTACTCTCGGTAAGATTGAAGAGAAATTTGGTCCAGAACTCGTAGCTTGTTTGGCAAAGCATCTTAAACACATAtcttcagtttttaaacaatattatatgtatttttacacattatTTCAACCATACTAATTTCAAAAagatacaaataatattatttaaactcTTCCACCGGCCCCTAGtcattgagatttaaaaaatggCCAACATCATCAGCACTATCTCCAGCAGTCACTTTTGTGATCTGCTGGGtgaaattgggttttaatttaTGAAGATTTGATGGTAATTGTGTGTTAAAGTTTATGGGAAATGCTacgtttataatatttttacaacaaatcacaggtgattagttgttattgatttaaattacaaactaacgctaagattacttttttaccccaacaataataactagtaacaacttgcaacttaagatttattgtaaaaatattatagacatatcatttttcAAAGTTTATTGCTTAGTGGGTAAAAATCTGACATGGCGGGTTAGGATTGGCTGACATAAAACACACATTTTATGCCAGCTCCTGACCTAATATATTCTCtttatttaattgtaatttaaatttttttactgaaaatattatagataaagttaaaagttagttgaaatagtacagtgtgaCATATacatagtactaaaaagtgcaaaTGTGCAATAAAtttatgaatagtaacaaaaataagctaaatagtaaaagaaactGCCTAATATAAGCTATCCCAAACACAATctttataaaaatcaaatttctcccTCTCTTGCGCAGCTACCCTCCTCCACGCTTGCTCTCTACCTCTCCCTCAACCTGTTGTCATCGCTGCCAACATTCCCAACTCAGACCCattagcaaaaacaaagaaaaaattgcaaCTTACCATTTGGGTAAGAGGAGAGTTAGGTTAGGGGTCAAAATAGTTGGGGTTTGATTTTAGTTCTactagaaatatatatttcacCATGGAatcattatttagtttttgttttgggaaaattttttgGGTAGTTTCTTTTTGCTGCAACTTGAATATTGCACATTTTCAAATAGATATGTGAAATATGGTCTAGCAAAATTAAAGAATGATTGGTCAGTGATACGGGGGATATAGCTAAAATCCTTATTTTACTTAATTAGATGTTACATTAGTTGAATTCTATGCTTTTAGGTCCTGATTGTGTTTAAAATGTAGTGTTTTAGTCTTTGCATTTCAAGTTTGCAGTCAGAATTTAgtgataaaaatttattgtcatggggatagaaaattttgataattgagtGTGCGTTTGGCTATCAATTAAAAAGGCaccttattttactattcagcttatttttgttactatttatgggtctcactgtactttttggtactattcatgggtcttactgtactatttcagctaacttttacctttatctacagtactttcagcaaaaaattttcagtttcagcaaaataaacgaatcccaaacaaaccctaaatgTTTCTCTTTGTATAGGTATGATACACTTCAACAGTTTCTTAAGAaattttaccttgaaactatcCTTTATCAATTGGGTCATCATCTCTCATTATCATATATTggtttgttataatttttatatatgataAGTACAATGTTGATACAGAAATTTTCAGGttttattttcaatgaaaaacatttattattctatatttatatttagctAAACTTCTTCTTGCACCCATAGTACCATCGTCGGTGTCGCCACCATTGGTGGCCGCTggttctccctctctttctcttttatttttctttttgttttc is a genomic window of Quercus lobata isolate SW786 chromosome 2, ValleyOak3.0 Primary Assembly, whole genome shotgun sequence containing:
- the LOC115974011 gene encoding uncharacterized protein LOC115974011; the encoded protein is MHSLLTITLYSDSAHCTQFYRMIALYSQWRLQKFCSGCSYSTLKKFRYSCEEWDSNVQRTYGNWRSKLEITKSREAEKSKKNRERRRNGKEEEAEAGGETAVDQMEVAGDMEVTGDVVILVQNLFGIKILRMFLILLEGVPIFF